One window from the genome of Castellaniella sp. MT123 encodes:
- a CDS encoding MmgE/PrpD family protein: MTHPSALLSQFVADLRYEDIPAPVLRRAEDLLLDCLGSILAGSSSRAVQILVKYAQTMGPLDGPAENMVTREGTSPSFAALCNAAAAHMVEQDDVHNGSVFHPGAVVIPPVLATAQARGASGKDVLTAIVAGYESGIRIGEFLGRSHYTIFHTTGTAGTLAAAMATGKLLGLDATRMGHALGSAGTQAAGLWEFLRDGADSKQLHTAQAAANGLMAAWLAESGFTGASHILEGPQGMAAGMSSDADPKRLTEGLGTRWALSETSFKFHASCRHTHPAADALLGLVREHQLSIHDIQSVTAHVHQGAIDVLGPVVNPTTVHQSKFSMGTVLGLIAKHQRAGLQEFDAALSDSDIRAFLPRVAMQLDAEVDAAYPKRWIGKVTVTTHQGQTLHGRVDTPKGDPDNTLSRAEIEEKVRRLGRYQDAASDAQIDALIARVWSLADMPSIERLLESRGTR; the protein is encoded by the coding sequence ATGACACATCCTAGCGCCCTACTGTCCCAATTCGTCGCCGACCTGCGATATGAGGACATTCCCGCCCCCGTACTACGCCGCGCGGAAGACCTGCTGCTGGACTGCCTGGGGTCGATTCTAGCGGGCTCCAGCAGCCGGGCCGTCCAGATCCTGGTGAAGTATGCGCAGACCATGGGCCCCCTTGACGGCCCCGCCGAAAACATGGTCACCCGCGAAGGCACCAGCCCCTCATTTGCAGCCCTGTGCAATGCCGCCGCCGCGCATATGGTAGAGCAAGACGATGTCCATAACGGCTCGGTATTCCATCCCGGCGCCGTGGTGATCCCCCCTGTCCTCGCCACCGCGCAGGCGCGCGGTGCCTCTGGTAAGGACGTACTGACCGCAATCGTCGCCGGGTACGAGTCCGGCATCCGCATCGGTGAGTTTCTAGGGCGTTCGCACTACACCATTTTTCACACCACAGGCACCGCCGGGACACTGGCGGCCGCCATGGCAACCGGCAAGCTGCTGGGCCTGGACGCCACGCGAATGGGACATGCGCTCGGGTCCGCCGGTACCCAGGCTGCAGGCCTGTGGGAATTCCTGCGCGACGGCGCCGACTCTAAACAGTTGCACACCGCCCAGGCAGCCGCCAACGGCCTGATGGCGGCATGGCTGGCGGAAAGCGGCTTTACCGGCGCCTCGCACATCCTGGAAGGCCCCCAGGGAATGGCGGCCGGCATGTCAAGCGACGCCGACCCGAAACGGCTGACCGAGGGTCTAGGCACGCGCTGGGCGCTGTCGGAAACCTCGTTCAAATTCCATGCGTCCTGCCGCCACACGCATCCGGCGGCTGACGCCCTGCTCGGCCTCGTTCGCGAGCACCAATTATCGATCCACGACATCCAGTCCGTCACTGCCCATGTCCACCAGGGGGCCATCGACGTGCTGGGTCCCGTCGTCAATCCGACGACCGTACATCAATCGAAATTCTCCATGGGAACAGTCCTGGGACTGATCGCCAAACACCAACGGGCCGGCCTGCAGGAATTCGACGCTGCCCTGTCCGACTCGGACATCCGCGCCTTCCTGCCCCGCGTCGCGATGCAACTGGATGCGGAGGTCGATGCGGCTTATCCCAAACGCTGGATCGGCAAAGTCACGGTCACGACGCATCAAGGCCAGACACTGCATGGCCGCGTGGATACACCTAAAGGCGATCCGGACAATACACTGAGCCGTGCGGAGATCGAAGAAAAGGTCAGGCGCTTGGGCCGGTATCAGGATGCGGCATCCGACGCCCAGATCGACGCCTTGATCGCCCGAGTCTGGAGCCTGGCCGATATGCCATCCATCGAACGCCTTCTCGAAAGCCGGGGCACCCGATGA
- a CDS encoding acyl-CoA dehydrogenase family protein has protein sequence MIRDQETLNLLLDNISRFVRERLVPNEEQVAESDEIPDDIVEEMKAIGLFGLTIPEQYGGLQLTMEEEVLAMFELGHTSPAFRSIIGTTVGIGSQGIVFDGTDEQKQQYLPRMATGDVIASFALTEPGSGSDAGSLKTTARREGDHYVVNGTKRFITNAPHAGIFTLMARTDPNIKGSAGVSAFIVEAKSPGITLGKRDRKMGQQGAHTCDVIFENCKVPAANLIGGIEGRGFKTAMKVLDKGRIHIAAICVGVAERMLADALKYASERHQFGKAIGEFQLIQALLADSKAEIYAARCMVIDAARRRDDGLPVSTEASCAKMFASEMCGRVADRAVQIFGGAGYMSEYGIERFYRDARLFRIYEGTTQIQQLIIARNMLRELA, from the coding sequence ATGATCAGAGATCAAGAAACCCTGAACCTCCTGCTGGACAATATCTCACGCTTCGTACGCGAGCGCCTGGTCCCCAACGAAGAACAAGTCGCGGAGTCCGACGAAATCCCGGACGACATCGTCGAAGAAATGAAAGCCATCGGGCTGTTCGGGCTCACCATCCCGGAGCAATACGGCGGGCTTCAGCTGACAATGGAAGAAGAAGTGCTCGCCATGTTCGAGCTGGGCCACACGTCTCCGGCCTTTCGCTCCATCATTGGCACGACGGTCGGCATAGGTTCGCAAGGCATCGTGTTCGACGGCACCGACGAACAAAAGCAGCAATATCTGCCGCGCATGGCCACCGGGGACGTGATCGCATCCTTCGCGTTGACGGAGCCAGGCTCCGGGTCCGACGCCGGGTCTCTCAAGACGACAGCACGGCGCGAGGGGGACCACTATGTGGTCAACGGCACCAAGCGTTTCATCACCAACGCGCCGCACGCAGGTATCTTCACCTTGATGGCGCGCACCGACCCCAACATCAAAGGCTCCGCAGGCGTGTCAGCCTTCATCGTCGAAGCCAAGTCGCCTGGCATCACGCTGGGCAAGCGCGACCGCAAGATGGGGCAGCAAGGCGCCCATACCTGCGATGTGATCTTCGAGAACTGCAAAGTGCCAGCGGCCAACCTGATCGGCGGCATCGAAGGACGCGGCTTTAAGACCGCCATGAAAGTGCTCGACAAGGGCCGCATCCACATCGCCGCCATCTGCGTGGGCGTGGCCGAACGCATGCTGGCCGATGCCTTGAAATACGCCTCCGAACGCCATCAGTTCGGCAAGGCCATCGGCGAGTTCCAGCTCATCCAAGCCCTGCTGGCCGACAGCAAGGCTGAAATCTATGCCGCGCGCTGTATGGTGATCGATGCGGCCCGCAGGCGCGACGACGGCCTCCCCGTGAGCACCGAAGCATCCTGCGCCAAAATGTTTGCTTCCGAGATGTGCGGCCGCGTGGCCGACCGCGCGGTGCAGATTTTTGGTGGTGCTGGCTACATGAGCGAATACGGCATCGAGCGCTTCTACCGCGACGCGCGGCTGTTCCGTATCTACGAAGGTACGACCCAGATCCAGCAACTGATCATTGCGCGCAACATGCTGCGTGAATTGGCTTAA
- a CDS encoding enoyl-CoA hydratase-related protein, which translates to MDHTYQHIQFSYDGGVGHIVLNRPDSLNSMTEAMHADIRAALDFLEARDDLRGLILTGSGRGFCAGQDLGERKPLPPGEKRDLSRGLRENYAPLVLRLRALPAPVVCFVNGVAAGAGVSLALACDLVYAVHSARFIQAFARIGLMPDAGGTHAWLQRVGLQRALGASLFAEPVSATLAEQWGLIWKCIPDEVLSDTLQSVKARLAAGPTRAYAATKQALYAAANHTLAEQMDLETTLQKALGLTNDYLEGMEAFAEKRAPRFTGR; encoded by the coding sequence ATGGACCATACCTACCAACACATCCAATTCTCCTACGACGGCGGAGTAGGCCACATCGTGCTCAACCGCCCCGACAGCCTGAACAGCATGACGGAAGCCATGCATGCCGACATCCGCGCCGCGCTGGACTTCCTGGAAGCCCGAGACGACCTGCGCGGCCTGATCCTGACAGGATCGGGCCGCGGCTTCTGTGCCGGGCAGGACCTCGGCGAACGCAAACCCCTCCCTCCCGGTGAAAAGCGCGATCTGTCGCGCGGCCTGCGAGAAAACTATGCGCCTCTGGTTCTACGTCTACGCGCATTGCCCGCACCCGTCGTCTGCTTCGTCAACGGCGTAGCAGCCGGAGCAGGCGTCAGCCTGGCGCTGGCCTGCGACCTGGTCTACGCCGTGCACTCGGCCCGATTCATCCAAGCCTTCGCCCGCATCGGCTTGATGCCCGACGCGGGTGGCACGCACGCGTGGCTGCAACGGGTAGGCCTGCAACGCGCCCTGGGTGCCTCACTGTTCGCCGAACCCGTCTCCGCCACGCTGGCCGAGCAGTGGGGCCTGATCTGGAAATGCATCCCAGACGAAGTGCTGAGCGACACCCTGCAATCCGTCAAGGCGCGCCTGGCAGCAGGGCCTACCCGCGCTTACGCCGCCACCAAACAAGCCCTGTACGCCGCAGCAAACCACACGTTGGCCGAACAGATGGACCTGGAAACCACTTTGCAAAAGGCCTTGGGCCTGACCAACGATTACCTGGAAGGCATGGAGGCCTTCGCCGAAAAACGCGCGCCCCGGTTCACGGGGAGGTAG
- a CDS encoding 3-oxoacid CoA-transferase subunit A yields MINKVCATLSDAVSDIQDGSTLLIGGFGLAGMPVELIDALLEQGASNLTLVNNNAGNGDTGVAALLKHGRVRKVICSFPRQVDSYVFDGLYRAGKIELELVPQGTLAERMRAAGAGIGGFFTPTAYGTQLAQGKETREIDGKHYVFEKALHADYALIKAYRGDRWGNLVYRKSARNFTPVMASAATCTIAQVQELVPLGALDPEAIVTPSIFVHRIVECHASQEAA; encoded by the coding sequence GTGATCAACAAAGTTTGTGCCACGCTGTCCGATGCCGTCTCGGACATTCAGGACGGGTCCACGCTTCTGATCGGTGGATTCGGACTAGCGGGAATGCCGGTCGAACTCATCGACGCTCTGCTGGAACAAGGCGCCAGCAATCTGACCCTGGTCAACAACAACGCAGGCAACGGCGACACCGGCGTGGCCGCGCTACTCAAGCACGGGCGAGTGCGCAAGGTCATCTGTTCCTTCCCGCGTCAGGTGGACTCTTACGTATTTGACGGCCTGTATCGGGCAGGCAAGATCGAACTCGAACTCGTGCCGCAAGGCACCCTGGCCGAGCGCATGCGCGCGGCGGGCGCCGGCATCGGCGGCTTTTTCACGCCCACCGCGTATGGAACACAGCTTGCACAGGGTAAAGAAACCCGCGAAATCGACGGCAAGCACTACGTGTTCGAGAAGGCGCTGCACGCCGACTATGCCCTCATCAAGGCCTATCGCGGCGACCGCTGGGGCAATCTGGTCTACCGCAAATCGGCGCGCAACTTCACCCCTGTCATGGCCTCGGCGGCCACCTGCACCATTGCCCAAGTCCAGGAACTGGTGCCGCTGGGAGCACTGGACCCAGAGGCCATTGTCACGCCCAGCATCTTCGTTCACCGCATTGTCGAATGCCACGCCAGCCAGGAGGCCGCATGA
- a CDS encoding SDR family NAD(P)-dependent oxidoreductase, with translation MSELVKGKVAVVTGSGGGIGRGIALAMAASGAQVVVNDVSAENAQHVVDEIKVAGGSAVACTDSVSSAASAAKIIQAAVDSFGHIDIVVNNAGILRDRLFHKMSDEEWSQVLDVHLNGSFFVSHAAAAFFRQQESGAYVHMTSTSGLIGNFGQANYSSAKMGIVGLSKSIALDMSRFHVRSNCIAPFAWTSMTSSIPANTPEEKDRVKKLQKMEAGKVAPLVVYLGSDAAHEVTGQIFSVRANEIMLFSQPRPVRSVHMSEGWTPESIAQIAIPAMQGSFYKLERSPDVINWDPI, from the coding sequence ATGAGCGAGTTGGTCAAGGGCAAGGTTGCTGTAGTGACCGGGTCAGGTGGCGGCATAGGCCGGGGAATTGCGTTGGCCATGGCGGCCAGCGGCGCTCAGGTCGTTGTCAACGACGTCAGCGCCGAGAACGCCCAGCATGTCGTCGACGAAATCAAGGTGGCTGGTGGTAGCGCCGTCGCGTGTACCGACAGTGTCTCGAGTGCCGCCAGTGCCGCAAAAATCATCCAGGCCGCGGTCGATTCCTTCGGCCATATCGACATCGTCGTGAACAATGCGGGCATTCTGCGCGACCGGCTGTTCCACAAGATGTCTGACGAAGAATGGTCGCAGGTGCTGGACGTGCACCTGAATGGCTCGTTCTTCGTGAGCCACGCGGCGGCGGCGTTCTTCCGCCAGCAAGAGTCGGGAGCCTACGTGCACATGACGTCCACATCGGGCCTGATCGGCAACTTCGGACAAGCCAATTACTCATCGGCCAAAATGGGGATCGTGGGCTTGTCCAAGTCCATTGCATTGGACATGTCGCGATTCCACGTGCGGTCGAACTGCATCGCACCCTTTGCCTGGACCAGCATGACGAGCTCCATTCCCGCCAACACCCCGGAAGAAAAAGACCGGGTGAAGAAGCTGCAAAAGATGGAAGCCGGCAAGGTCGCCCCTCTGGTGGTGTATCTGGGCAGCGATGCCGCGCACGAAGTCACCGGGCAAATCTTTTCGGTCCGTGCCAACGAGATCATGCTCTTCAGCCAGCCGCGGCCCGTCCGTTCCGTGCACATGTCCGAAGGCTGGACACCAGAGTCGATTGCGCAGATCGCCATTCCGGCCATGCAGGGCAGCTTCTACAAGCTAGAGCGATCACCCGACGTCATCAACTGGGACCCCATCTGA
- a CDS encoding electron transfer flavoprotein subunit beta/FixA family protein — protein sequence MKVLVPVKRVVDFNVKVRVKSDQTGVDVGNVKMSMNPFDEIAMEEAVRLKEKGVASEVVAISCGVAQCQETLRTALAIGADRGVLVQSDAELQPLAVAKLLAAVAGQESPSLVILGKQAIDDDANQTGQMLAALLDWPQATNASKLEVQGDRVLVTREVDGGLETVSLTLPAVVTTDLRLNEPRYVTLPNIMKAKKKPLETVTPEALAVDVTPRLKTLKVTEPAARSAGVIVPDVVTLVDKLKNEAKVVK from the coding sequence ATGAAGGTTTTGGTCCCGGTCAAGCGCGTAGTTGACTTCAACGTCAAGGTGCGCGTGAAATCCGATCAAACGGGGGTGGACGTGGGCAATGTGAAGATGTCCATGAATCCGTTTGATGAAATCGCGATGGAAGAAGCGGTGCGCCTCAAAGAGAAAGGCGTGGCCAGCGAGGTAGTGGCGATCTCCTGCGGGGTGGCGCAGTGCCAGGAGACATTGCGCACGGCGCTGGCCATCGGGGCCGACCGGGGAGTGCTGGTGCAAAGCGACGCCGAGCTGCAGCCGCTGGCGGTGGCCAAACTGCTTGCAGCGGTGGCAGGTCAGGAGTCGCCATCGCTGGTTATTTTGGGCAAGCAGGCGATCGACGACGATGCAAACCAGACAGGGCAGATGCTGGCGGCGCTGCTCGATTGGCCGCAGGCGACCAACGCAAGCAAGCTCGAGGTGCAAGGCGATCGGGTGCTGGTCACGCGTGAGGTCGATGGGGGACTCGAGACGGTAAGCCTCACGCTGCCTGCGGTGGTGACGACCGACCTGCGGCTCAACGAGCCGCGCTACGTGACGCTACCCAACATCATGAAGGCGAAGAAAAAGCCGCTCGAAACGGTGACACCCGAGGCGCTGGCCGTGGATGTGACCCCGCGCCTGAAGACGCTGAAGGTGACCGAGCCCGCGGCTCGCTCGGCGGGGGTGATCGTGCCTGATGTGGTGACGCTGGTCGATAAGCTGAAGAACGAAGCAAAGGTGGTGAAATGA
- a CDS encoding 3-oxoacid CoA-transferase subunit B, translating into MNHLTREQVARRMAHDIPDGAFVNLGIGAPTLISDFLLPDREVILQSENGILGMGPAPAPGEEDPELINAGKQPTTLLAGGAYFHSADSFGMIRGGHLDICVLGAFQVSARGDLANWSTGAPDAIPAVGGAMDLAIGAKQVFVMMDHLTKHGESKIVPDCTYPITGVACVNRIYTDLAVLDITAHGVVVREILADISLESLQAATAVRLLGP; encoded by the coding sequence ATGAACCACCTCACCCGCGAACAGGTTGCCCGGCGCATGGCGCACGACATCCCCGATGGGGCTTTCGTCAACCTGGGCATCGGCGCACCCACGCTGATCTCGGACTTTCTGCTGCCTGACCGCGAAGTCATCCTGCAAAGTGAAAACGGTATCCTGGGGATGGGCCCAGCGCCGGCACCAGGCGAGGAAGACCCGGAGCTCATCAATGCCGGCAAGCAGCCCACTACGCTGCTGGCGGGCGGAGCCTACTTCCACTCGGCGGATTCCTTCGGCATGATCCGCGGTGGGCATCTGGACATCTGCGTCCTGGGCGCCTTTCAGGTCTCGGCACGAGGAGATCTGGCCAACTGGAGCACCGGCGCGCCCGATGCCATTCCCGCCGTGGGTGGGGCCATGGACCTCGCCATAGGCGCCAAGCAGGTCTTCGTCATGATGGACCATCTGACCAAGCACGGAGAAAGCAAGATCGTGCCCGACTGCACGTACCCGATCACGGGCGTGGCTTGCGTCAACCGCATCTATACCGATCTGGCCGTGCTCGACATCACCGCCCACGGAGTGGTGGTCCGTGAGATTCTGGCGGATATCTCCCTCGAGTCCCTGCAAGCCGCCACCGCAGTCCGGCTGCTTGGACCGTAA
- a CDS encoding CoA ester lyase → MTRDATQPLNTARTFLFVPGNRPDRFDKAMRSGADAVVLDLEDAVPPAEKQTARDAIAAAWQHLRTIRTPIVIRINSPELPDGATDLAWLTCLDHPPAGLMIPKAESPTVLATVHAAQPGIALLPLIESAAGYDALADIAGCGGVARLVLGHIDFMADTGIQCSEDKTELDPLRFALTIAGRRHHLAPAVDGVTVELQDDDRLRLDTLQSLRFGFGAKLCIHPRQVPVIHQALHPSPDEISWAQRVLDADAAANGQAVQLDGRMIDRPVVLHAQQLLARARPGAH, encoded by the coding sequence ATGACCCGGGACGCCACGCAGCCCCTGAACACGGCCCGCACCTTTCTGTTCGTCCCCGGCAACCGCCCGGACCGTTTCGACAAGGCAATGCGTAGCGGTGCGGATGCCGTCGTGCTCGATTTGGAAGACGCCGTTCCCCCGGCCGAAAAACAGACTGCCCGTGACGCCATCGCGGCCGCTTGGCAGCACCTGCGAACCATCCGCACCCCGATTGTCATCCGCATCAACTCACCTGAGCTGCCGGACGGAGCCACAGACCTGGCATGGCTGACGTGCCTGGACCATCCGCCTGCTGGCCTGATGATTCCCAAGGCAGAATCACCCACCGTCCTGGCAACCGTCCACGCCGCACAGCCCGGCATCGCTCTGCTGCCTCTGATCGAAAGCGCCGCGGGTTACGACGCCCTGGCGGACATCGCCGGCTGCGGTGGCGTCGCGCGCCTGGTGCTGGGACACATCGACTTCATGGCCGACACCGGCATCCAGTGTTCGGAAGACAAAACCGAGCTCGACCCCTTGCGATTCGCCCTCACGATAGCGGGCCGCCGCCATCACTTGGCGCCTGCGGTGGATGGCGTCACCGTTGAATTACAGGATGATGACCGCCTGCGACTGGATACGCTGCAGTCGCTGCGCTTCGGGTTCGGCGCCAAGTTGTGCATCCATCCGCGCCAGGTGCCTGTCATTCACCAGGCGCTTCACCCCAGCCCCGACGAGATATCCTGGGCGCAGCGAGTGCTGGATGCTGACGCTGCGGCGAACGGACAAGCAGTCCAGCTGGACGGCCGGATGATCGACCGTCCTGTGGTCCTGCATGCCCAACAGCTACTGGCGCGCGCCCGGCCCGGCGCACACTGA
- a CDS encoding ABC transporter substrate-binding protein: MKLRTLTAALLAAGVGLGTSAATLAAQGVSDNVVRIGFIGDLSGLYADDDGNAGADMIRQAIQNFGGQVDGKKIELLVADHQNKADVAASQAREWFDQEHLDMLIGGTNSATALAMAGIAAEHKKPFFVVGAGTSALINGQCTPYTIQYAYNTVALARGTGSAVVAQGGKSWFFLTADYAFGKSLEEDAAKVVERSGGKVLGNVRAPLATSDFSSFMLQAQSSGAQVLGLANAGGDFINSVKAAKEFGVSKTMKIAALLALINSIHTLGPDNTAGMYLTIAWYWNQDDASRVWAKPFFDKYHRAPSFLQAGDYSATMAYLNAVKAAGTDDGDTIMKYMKSHKINDMFVKNGYVRPDGLMMHDMFLAQVKQSGESSIPWDYYTILKRLPAPSVYGTEEESTCQLVKHG, from the coding sequence ATGAAACTTCGCACTTTGACCGCTGCACTCCTCGCAGCGGGTGTGGGACTGGGCACCAGCGCTGCCACGCTGGCCGCCCAAGGCGTTTCAGACAACGTGGTCCGCATCGGCTTCATTGGGGACCTCTCCGGCCTGTATGCCGACGACGATGGGAACGCCGGCGCGGACATGATACGCCAGGCCATCCAGAACTTCGGGGGCCAGGTGGACGGCAAGAAGATCGAGCTGCTGGTCGCCGACCACCAGAACAAGGCCGACGTCGCCGCTTCCCAGGCACGCGAGTGGTTCGACCAAGAGCACCTGGACATGCTGATCGGCGGCACGAACTCCGCCACCGCGCTGGCCATGGCGGGCATCGCCGCCGAGCACAAAAAGCCCTTCTTCGTGGTGGGCGCGGGCACTTCAGCGCTCATCAACGGACAATGCACCCCCTATACCATCCAGTACGCCTACAACACAGTGGCTCTGGCGCGCGGCACGGGCTCGGCCGTCGTGGCCCAGGGCGGCAAGTCGTGGTTCTTCCTGACGGCGGACTATGCCTTTGGCAAATCACTGGAAGAAGACGCCGCAAAGGTCGTGGAGCGATCCGGCGGCAAAGTGCTGGGCAATGTCCGGGCGCCTCTGGCCACATCCGATTTTTCATCCTTCATGCTGCAGGCGCAGTCTTCCGGTGCCCAGGTCCTGGGCCTGGCCAACGCAGGGGGCGATTTCATCAACTCGGTCAAGGCTGCCAAAGAATTCGGCGTCTCCAAGACCATGAAGATCGCCGCGTTGCTGGCACTCATCAACAGCATCCATACCCTGGGCCCGGACAACACGGCAGGCATGTACCTGACCATCGCCTGGTACTGGAACCAGGATGACGCATCGCGCGTCTGGGCCAAACCCTTCTTCGACAAATACCATCGAGCGCCCTCCTTCCTTCAGGCGGGCGACTATTCGGCCACCATGGCCTACCTGAACGCCGTGAAGGCCGCTGGAACGGATGACGGCGACACCATCATGAAATACATGAAGTCGCACAAGATCAATGACATGTTCGTGAAAAACGGCTACGTGCGCCCGGATGGGCTGATGATGCACGACATGTTCCTCGCACAGGTGAAACAGTCCGGAGAATCCAGTATCCCCTGGGATTACTACACCATCCTGAAGCGCCTGCCCGCCCCATCCGTCTACGGCACGGAAGAGGAATCCACCTGCCAACTGGTGAAGCACGGCTAA
- a CDS encoding MaoC/PaaZ C-terminal domain-containing protein, translated as MALDYSLIKHWPFKDLRHAYTHKDVILYALSIGLGHNPTDPRELRYVYEDGLKVFPSMAAVMGYPGFWMKDPKTGVTWTKVVHGEQRMHFHAPFPAQGEVIGRSRITHVIDKGADKGALVVTERKIHDAATDALLATVEQVTFCRADGGFGTSDAALDPLPKVPATPPDASCTLTTLPQAALLYRLNGDYNPLHADPAVAAKAGFPRPILHGLCTYGVVARAVVNMLCDGEGDRLAYLHGRFSAPVFPGETLQIDIWKSTHGTAQFQTRVPERGIVVLGNGVAGIRA; from the coding sequence ATGGCGCTCGATTATTCGCTCATCAAGCACTGGCCCTTCAAAGACCTGCGCCATGCCTATACGCACAAAGACGTGATTCTGTATGCTCTGAGCATCGGGCTGGGACATAACCCCACCGACCCGCGCGAACTGCGATACGTCTACGAAGACGGGCTCAAGGTCTTTCCGTCCATGGCCGCCGTCATGGGATACCCAGGCTTCTGGATGAAAGACCCCAAGACCGGCGTCACCTGGACCAAGGTCGTGCATGGCGAACAACGCATGCATTTCCACGCGCCATTTCCGGCCCAGGGCGAGGTAATCGGGCGCAGCCGCATCACGCACGTGATCGACAAAGGCGCCGACAAGGGCGCGCTGGTCGTCACAGAGCGCAAAATCCACGATGCGGCGACCGACGCGCTGCTGGCCACCGTCGAGCAAGTCACCTTCTGCCGCGCCGACGGCGGGTTCGGCACCAGCGATGCCGCACTCGACCCCTTGCCCAAAGTGCCCGCCACACCGCCGGATGCCAGCTGCACGCTGACCACTCTGCCTCAGGCCGCACTGCTGTACCGCCTCAATGGCGACTACAACCCCTTGCACGCCGACCCGGCCGTGGCCGCCAAGGCGGGATTTCCGCGGCCCATTCTGCATGGCCTCTGCACTTACGGAGTGGTCGCGCGCGCCGTGGTCAACATGCTGTGCGATGGCGAGGGCGACCGTCTGGCCTACCTGCACGGGCGCTTTTCCGCGCCGGTATTCCCCGGCGAAACCCTGCAAATCGACATTTGGAAGTCCACCCACGGCACCGCACAGTTTCAGACCCGAGTGCCTGAGCGCGGCATCGTCGTCCTCGGCAACGGGGTGGCGGGTATCCGCGCCTGA
- a CDS encoding FAD-binding protein, translated as MSVLVVAEHNNVVLSIATRNAVAAALAIDAKVHVLVAGCGAQAVAEQAAQVADVTKVLLADAPHLAEGLAENVAAQVLAVAVAGDYSHVVFPATASGKNVAPRVAAKLDVAQVSDIVAVVSPDTFIRPIYAGNALATVQSAEARHVVTVRTTAFDAVPAIGGQAMIEPVAAVADAGRSVFVGREVAKNDRPELTAARVVVSGGRGLGSAENFKLLEPLADKLGAALGASRAAVDAGYAPNDWQVGQTGKIVAPQMYVAVGISGAIQHLAGMKDSKVIVAINKDAEAPIFGVADYGLAADLFEAVPELVKAL; from the coding sequence ATGAGCGTACTGGTCGTTGCGGAACACAACAATGTGGTGCTGAGCATCGCGACGCGCAATGCGGTAGCGGCGGCCCTTGCAATCGATGCCAAGGTGCACGTGCTGGTGGCGGGCTGTGGGGCGCAGGCTGTCGCCGAGCAGGCCGCGCAGGTCGCGGACGTCACCAAGGTGCTGCTGGCCGATGCGCCCCACCTGGCCGAGGGGCTGGCCGAGAACGTTGCTGCGCAGGTGCTGGCGGTGGCGGTGGCGGGCGACTACAGCCACGTCGTCTTTCCGGCGACGGCCAGTGGCAAGAACGTGGCCCCGCGCGTAGCAGCCAAGCTCGATGTAGCGCAGGTCTCGGACATTGTGGCGGTGGTCTCGCCCGACACGTTCATACGGCCCATCTACGCAGGCAATGCGCTGGCGACGGTGCAAAGCGCCGAGGCGCGGCACGTGGTGACGGTGCGCACGACGGCCTTCGATGCGGTGCCAGCCATAGGCGGACAGGCGATGATCGAACCCGTGGCGGCGGTGGCCGATGCGGGTCGCTCGGTCTTCGTGGGGCGAGAGGTCGCCAAAAACGACCGGCCCGAGCTCACGGCGGCACGCGTGGTAGTCTCGGGCGGGCGAGGGCTGGGCAGTGCGGAGAACTTCAAACTGCTCGAGCCGCTGGCCGACAAGCTGGGGGCGGCGTTGGGGGCCTCGCGCGCGGCGGTCGATGCGGGCTACGCCCCGAATGACTGGCAGGTAGGGCAGACGGGCAAGATCGTGGCCCCGCAGATGTATGTCGCTGTCGGCATCTCGGGGGCGATCCAGCACCTGGCGGGGATGAAGGATTCCAAGGTGATCGTGGCAATCAACAAGGACGCCGAGGCGCCGATTTTCGGAGTGGCCGACTATGGTCTGGCGGCCGACCTCTTCGAGGCGGTACCCGAACTAGTCAAGGCTCTCTGA